The following proteins are co-located in the Paralichthys olivaceus isolate ysfri-2021 chromosome 10, ASM2471397v2, whole genome shotgun sequence genome:
- the LOC109642048 gene encoding interleukin-1 receptor type 1 isoform X2 codes for MSQTPTLRSLLFFFGLYGICSGLLQVEGNCTNYQLQFEKVFSVPGEMAMLNSTLVSPEVFDFHTVPYNITWYDSKTGEEISDQPGRVLVRGNTLWFLKITLDDNGEYVTILRTPFRCYRQATKLVVDLPGECGRPHKSGQILTKGVNDNLSCPLKNYIYKLDSYNISSSITWHRGCEPIVHGKGKYVFLTKTMLLINKVNAQNNHTYTCTLNFTLGGVTGSVSETIDAWVREEHSMVPQVHEPTNGTISAQIGSSFSQLCSVFVPGVGLPFVDIFWSAKSNIIDGSAPSDRVYTTVHPFRFQEVPIKGVWMELVLTFTELREEDFNITFTCQAQSGRGHPQAYFILMPPDPNILIPIGSVFGCLMVFFIISVVVYYMFKVDIVLCFRKVFPVLYTNKDMDGRLYDAYVSYPQSCAIGFSEEVETFALHILPQVLEKACGYKLFIAGRDCVPGQAIIDAVEDNIQASRRLLLLYTASTFTSKRHTSSTSSNNNNLSKNNNSKDNGETKTDDGGSESEELYPDTRQNLDLLLAVHKTLMEGSLKVVLVELEEITPAQLALFPESVRHLRKKQGAVCWWKEQRTRQRRRTCMTRRKDEEKGEQDAKMSPSLSPSSRFWKEIMYNMPVRGKRAAHPKKTTLLNL; via the exons ATGAGCCAGACTCCTACACTCAGAagcctcctctttttctttgggTTGTATGGGATCTGTTCAGGACTCCTACAAg TGGAAGGGAACTGTACCAACTACCAACTCCAGTTTGAGAAAGTTTTCTCCGTTCCCGGGGAAATGGCGATGCTGAACAGCACCTTGGTGTCTCCAGAAGTCTTCGACTTCCACACCGTCCCGTACAACATCACCTGGTACGACTCGAAGACGGGAGAAGAGATAAGCGACCAGCCGGGTCGAGTCCTCGTGCGAGGGAACACTCTGTGGTTTCTGAAAATAACGCTGGACGACAACGGGGAATATGTGACCATACTGAG AACTCCTTTTCGGTGCTACAGACAGGCCACCAAGCTGGTCGTTGATCTGCCTGGAGAGTGTGGGAGGCCTCATAAAAGTGGTCAAATTCTCACAAAAGGCGTCAATGACAACCTGTCCTGTCCTCTAAAGAACTACATCTATAAACTGGACAGCTACAACATCAGCTCCTCCATCACGTGGCACAGA GGTTGTGAGCCCATAGTTCATGGAAAAGGTAAATATGTCTTCTTGACCAAGACCATGCTGCTGATCAACAAGGTGAACGCTCAAAACAACCACACCTACACCTGCACTCTGAACTTCACCCTCGGAGGCGTCACGGGATCCGTGTCGGAGACGATTGACGCATGGGTCAGAG aagAGCACTCAATGGTTCCACAAGTTCATGAACCAACCAATGGAACAATCAGTGCACAGATAG GAAGCAGTTTCAGCCAGTTGTGCAGTGTCTTTGTTCCGGGTGTTGGGTTGCCCTTCGTTGACATCTTTTGGTCTGCCAAATCCAACATCATCGATGGCTCCGCCCCCTCCGACCGTGTCTACACAACAGTCCATCC GTTTAGGTTCCAAGAGGTTCCCATCAAAGGTGTTTGGATGGAGCTTGTGTTGACATTTACTGAGCTGAGGGAGGAAGATTTCAACATCACTTTCACTTGTCAAGCGCAGAGCGGCCGTGGCCATCCTCaagcatattttattttgatgccACCAG atcCAAACATCCTGATTCCCATCGGTTCCGTGTTTGGTTGTTTGATGGTTTTCTTCATCATCAGTGTCGTCGTCTACTACATGTTCAAGGTCGACATCGTGCTGTGCTTCAGGAAAGTGTTTCCAGTCCTCTACACCAATAAAG ATATGGATGGGAGGCTGTACGACGCCTACGTGTCATACCCGCAGTCCTGTGCCATCGGATTCAGCGAGGAGGTGGAGACGTTTGCTCTCCACATTCTGCCACAAGTGTTGGAAAAGGCCTGTGGCTACAAACTCTTCATAGCAGGCCGCGACTGTGTCCCCGGGCAGG CCATAATTGACGCAGTGGAGGACAATATACAAGCCAGCCGGCGCCTCCTCCTGCTCTACACAGCCTCCACTTTCACCAGCAAAAGACACACAAGCAGCACGagcagcaacaataacaacctctctaagaacaacaacagcaaagacAACGGCGAAACGAAGACCGACGACGGAGGGAGCGAAAGTGAGGAACTCTATCCAGACACGAGGCAGAATTTGGATTTGCTGCTAGCAGTACACAAAACGCTAATGGAGGGATCGCTCAAG GTGGTTCTGGTTGAGTTGGAAGAGATCACCCCAGCTCAGCTGGCTCTCTTCCCGGAGTCGGTGCGACACCTGAGGAAGAAGCAGGGCGCCGTGTGTTGGTGGAAGGAGCAGAGGACGAGGCAAAGGAGGAGGACATGTATGACGAGGAGAAAGGATGAGGAGAAGGGTGAACAGGACGCAAAGATGTCCCCGTCCCTCTCTCCGTCCTCCAGGTTTTGGAAGGAGATTATGTATAATATGCCAGTGAGGGGCAAGAGGGCGGCCCACCCCAAGAAAACCACCCTGTTGAACTTATGA
- the LOC109642048 gene encoding interleukin-1 receptor type 1 isoform X1: MSGLQECWASLQLRTHTLPSVGAMSQTPTLRSLLFFFGLYGICSGLLQVEGNCTNYQLQFEKVFSVPGEMAMLNSTLVSPEVFDFHTVPYNITWYDSKTGEEISDQPGRVLVRGNTLWFLKITLDDNGEYVTILRTPFRCYRQATKLVVDLPGECGRPHKSGQILTKGVNDNLSCPLKNYIYKLDSYNISSSITWHRGCEPIVHGKGKYVFLTKTMLLINKVNAQNNHTYTCTLNFTLGGVTGSVSETIDAWVREEHSMVPQVHEPTNGTISAQIGSSFSQLCSVFVPGVGLPFVDIFWSAKSNIIDGSAPSDRVYTTVHPFRFQEVPIKGVWMELVLTFTELREEDFNITFTCQAQSGRGHPQAYFILMPPDPNILIPIGSVFGCLMVFFIISVVVYYMFKVDIVLCFRKVFPVLYTNKDMDGRLYDAYVSYPQSCAIGFSEEVETFALHILPQVLEKACGYKLFIAGRDCVPGQAIIDAVEDNIQASRRLLLLYTASTFTSKRHTSSTSSNNNNLSKNNNSKDNGETKTDDGGSESEELYPDTRQNLDLLLAVHKTLMEGSLKVVLVELEEITPAQLALFPESVRHLRKKQGAVCWWKEQRTRQRRRTCMTRRKDEEKGEQDAKMSPSLSPSSRFWKEIMYNMPVRGKRAAHPKKTTLLNL, from the exons CCATGAGCCAGACTCCTACACTCAGAagcctcctctttttctttgggTTGTATGGGATCTGTTCAGGACTCCTACAAg TGGAAGGGAACTGTACCAACTACCAACTCCAGTTTGAGAAAGTTTTCTCCGTTCCCGGGGAAATGGCGATGCTGAACAGCACCTTGGTGTCTCCAGAAGTCTTCGACTTCCACACCGTCCCGTACAACATCACCTGGTACGACTCGAAGACGGGAGAAGAGATAAGCGACCAGCCGGGTCGAGTCCTCGTGCGAGGGAACACTCTGTGGTTTCTGAAAATAACGCTGGACGACAACGGGGAATATGTGACCATACTGAG AACTCCTTTTCGGTGCTACAGACAGGCCACCAAGCTGGTCGTTGATCTGCCTGGAGAGTGTGGGAGGCCTCATAAAAGTGGTCAAATTCTCACAAAAGGCGTCAATGACAACCTGTCCTGTCCTCTAAAGAACTACATCTATAAACTGGACAGCTACAACATCAGCTCCTCCATCACGTGGCACAGA GGTTGTGAGCCCATAGTTCATGGAAAAGGTAAATATGTCTTCTTGACCAAGACCATGCTGCTGATCAACAAGGTGAACGCTCAAAACAACCACACCTACACCTGCACTCTGAACTTCACCCTCGGAGGCGTCACGGGATCCGTGTCGGAGACGATTGACGCATGGGTCAGAG aagAGCACTCAATGGTTCCACAAGTTCATGAACCAACCAATGGAACAATCAGTGCACAGATAG GAAGCAGTTTCAGCCAGTTGTGCAGTGTCTTTGTTCCGGGTGTTGGGTTGCCCTTCGTTGACATCTTTTGGTCTGCCAAATCCAACATCATCGATGGCTCCGCCCCCTCCGACCGTGTCTACACAACAGTCCATCC GTTTAGGTTCCAAGAGGTTCCCATCAAAGGTGTTTGGATGGAGCTTGTGTTGACATTTACTGAGCTGAGGGAGGAAGATTTCAACATCACTTTCACTTGTCAAGCGCAGAGCGGCCGTGGCCATCCTCaagcatattttattttgatgccACCAG atcCAAACATCCTGATTCCCATCGGTTCCGTGTTTGGTTGTTTGATGGTTTTCTTCATCATCAGTGTCGTCGTCTACTACATGTTCAAGGTCGACATCGTGCTGTGCTTCAGGAAAGTGTTTCCAGTCCTCTACACCAATAAAG ATATGGATGGGAGGCTGTACGACGCCTACGTGTCATACCCGCAGTCCTGTGCCATCGGATTCAGCGAGGAGGTGGAGACGTTTGCTCTCCACATTCTGCCACAAGTGTTGGAAAAGGCCTGTGGCTACAAACTCTTCATAGCAGGCCGCGACTGTGTCCCCGGGCAGG CCATAATTGACGCAGTGGAGGACAATATACAAGCCAGCCGGCGCCTCCTCCTGCTCTACACAGCCTCCACTTTCACCAGCAAAAGACACACAAGCAGCACGagcagcaacaataacaacctctctaagaacaacaacagcaaagacAACGGCGAAACGAAGACCGACGACGGAGGGAGCGAAAGTGAGGAACTCTATCCAGACACGAGGCAGAATTTGGATTTGCTGCTAGCAGTACACAAAACGCTAATGGAGGGATCGCTCAAG GTGGTTCTGGTTGAGTTGGAAGAGATCACCCCAGCTCAGCTGGCTCTCTTCCCGGAGTCGGTGCGACACCTGAGGAAGAAGCAGGGCGCCGTGTGTTGGTGGAAGGAGCAGAGGACGAGGCAAAGGAGGAGGACATGTATGACGAGGAGAAAGGATGAGGAGAAGGGTGAACAGGACGCAAAGATGTCCCCGTCCCTCTCTCCGTCCTCCAGGTTTTGGAAGGAGATTATGTATAATATGCCAGTGAGGGGCAAGAGGGCGGCCCACCCCAAGAAAACCACCCTGTTGAACTTATGA